GCAAGCGATGCAGCGTATGTCGACACAATCTCAATATCCTGATGAACTCTTACCATTTATCGACTTTCTACGTGAGCAGGAACTTGGAGAGGAGCTTATCACACAAATCAGTGATGAGCTTTTTATGTATTATAACGGCCATGGCAAGCAAATCACGTGGAACGAAATGCAGGAAGTGGCCAAAGACTATTTAAGAAAAGAATTGTATGACTTGCCGATCAGCGGTATTTCATATGAGAAAAAATACATTAATGTGCTAGGACCAACAGGAGTCGGGAAAACGACAACGATTGCCAAAATGGCAGCACGTGCAGTCCTTGAAAAGAAAAAGAAGATCGGTTTTATTACGACGGACACATATCGTATCGCCGCGATTGAACAATTGAAGACGTATGCCGCGTTACTGCAGGCACCTGTGGAAGTTGTTTATAATGCAACAGATTATGCAGAAGCGATTAAAAAGTTTGACCATTTGGATTTAATTTTTATAGATACGGCCGGAAGAAACTATAAAGAAGCGAAATATGTAGAAGATTTAAAGTCATTAATACAATTTAGTGAACAAGTAGAATCCTACCTCGTTTTATCTTTAACATCTAAGCAAAAAGACTTAGAATCAATTATTGAACAATTTTCGAACATGCATATTGAAAAATTTATCTTTACGAAGCTTGATGAAACAAATTCTATTGGCACTATGTTTAATTTAATGATTAAATATAATAAAGGACTAGCTTATTATACGAATGGTCAAGAAGTACCAGAAGATATCGAACAGCCAAATAGTGATAATTTACTAGAACTTTTCTTCAAGGTGAACTCGGATGAAAGATCAAGCTGAAAAGTTGCGTCAGAAAATGCTTGGAAGCGAACATAGGTCAGGGCGGTCAATTGCTGTTGTTAGTGGAAAAGGCGGTGTAGGTAAAAGTAACTTTACGACAAACTTCGCAACTCTATTATCAAAAAAAGGAAAAAAAGTAGTTGTTTTAGATATGGACATCGGTATGGGGAATGTACACATTCTCATAGGGAGTTCTGTAAAATACAATTTAAAGGATTACCTGGATGGCCAAGTACCGCTTGAAGAAGTACTGTGCGAAACGAATGAAGGAGTAAGCTATATTTCCGGCGGGTCCGGAATGTCGTCTTTAATGGAATGGTCTCCTGAAGTTTTTGCCCGTCTTGTCTCGGCTTTTGAAACATTACAGAAAGAATTCGATTTTGTTTTATTCGATATGGGAGCGGGTGTTGTTGATTGGTCTTTAGATCTATTAACATCTATTGAAGAAATTATTGTTATTTCTACCGCGGAACCGACGTCTATTATGGATGCTTATTCTATGATGAAATTTATTCATATGAGAGACCCGATGAAGAAATTTTATCTTTTAGGCAATCGGGCGTATACAGTCGAGGAAGGGCAAGATACGACACAACGCCTAAAAACAGTGATGCAGCGTTTTTTGGAGAAAGAAGTAACGATTTTAGGCTCACTGCCGGAAGATTCTGTTGTGCGTCAAGCAGTACGTCAGCAAGCGTTATTTACACTCGTGTATCCTGATGCCCCGGTTTCTAAAACGTTGTTAAAGATTGTTGATCAATTTTTAACAGCGCAGGCCGAATTGAAAGAAGTGCATGCAACGAACGAATCTATAAAATTTATAGCAAAATTAAAAAACATCTTTTCGAGAGGGCGTGAGTAAATGAGCAACTTACAGAAAACTAAACTGCTAGTTGTTGATGATTCCGCCTTTATGCGGAAGCTAATAAGCGATTTTTTTTCGGATCATCCGAATATTGAAGTCATCGGGGCTGCCCGTAATGGGAAAGACGCCATTAAAAAGATCGAGCAGCTGAAGCCCGATGTCGTGACGATGGATGTTGAAATGCCGGAAATGAATGGGATGGAAGCGTTAAAAGAGATTATGCAAAAGTATCCATTGCCTGTCATCATGCTTTCCAGTACGACAAA
This genomic window from Solibacillus sp. FSL R5-0449 contains:
- the flhF gene encoding flagellar biosynthesis protein FlhF; the protein is MKMKKYNAPSIAEAMKLIRADLGEDAVILNSKVVVTKKFFGLVKNKSYEVVAGYDQVEKKPSLPSFEDMPTFAPQLKGEGITETASSMEPYKKVPQDDAGVMPESLAKEIADLKSMMQAMQRMSTQSQYPDELLPFIDFLREQELGEELITQISDELFMYYNGHGKQITWNEMQEVAKDYLRKELYDLPISGISYEKKYINVLGPTGVGKTTTIAKMAARAVLEKKKKIGFITTDTYRIAAIEQLKTYAALLQAPVEVVYNATDYAEAIKKFDHLDLIFIDTAGRNYKEAKYVEDLKSLIQFSEQVESYLVLSLTSKQKDLESIIEQFSNMHIEKFIFTKLDETNSIGTMFNLMIKYNKGLAYYTNGQEVPEDIEQPNSDNLLELFFKVNSDERSS
- a CDS encoding MinD/ParA family protein — translated: MKDQAEKLRQKMLGSEHRSGRSIAVVSGKGGVGKSNFTTNFATLLSKKGKKVVVLDMDIGMGNVHILIGSSVKYNLKDYLDGQVPLEEVLCETNEGVSYISGGSGMSSLMEWSPEVFARLVSAFETLQKEFDFVLFDMGAGVVDWSLDLLTSIEEIIVISTAEPTSIMDAYSMMKFIHMRDPMKKFYLLGNRAYTVEEGQDTTQRLKTVMQRFLEKEVTILGSLPEDSVVRQAVRQQALFTLVYPDAPVSKTLLKIVDQFLTAQAELKEVHATNESIKFIAKLKNIFSRGRE